From the genome of Thermithiobacillus plumbiphilus, one region includes:
- the rpe gene encoding ribulose-phosphate 3-epimerase: MSKFKIAPSILSADFARLGEEVRAVDQAGADYIHVDVMDNHFVPNLTIGPLVAAAIRPHTQKPLDVHLMIEPVDAIIPEFAKAGANIITVHPEATRHLDRTIQLIQSLGCKAGVSLNPATPINVLDYVLEKLDLVLLMSVNPGFGGQSFIEYTLPKIEQVRKRIDATGKAIDLEVDGGIKVDNVRRVADAGADVFVAGSAIYNTPDYKATIDAFRRALGE; encoded by the coding sequence ATGTCCAAATTCAAGATTGCCCCTTCCATCCTGTCCGCCGATTTCGCCCGTCTTGGTGAAGAAGTCCGTGCGGTTGATCAGGCTGGCGCCGACTACATCCATGTGGATGTCATGGACAACCACTTCGTTCCGAACCTGACGATCGGACCGCTGGTGGCAGCCGCCATTCGCCCGCATACCCAAAAGCCCCTGGACGTGCACCTGATGATCGAGCCCGTGGATGCCATCATCCCGGAGTTCGCCAAGGCCGGCGCGAATATCATCACCGTGCATCCGGAGGCGACCCGACATCTGGATCGCACCATCCAGCTCATCCAGAGCCTGGGCTGCAAGGCCGGGGTATCGCTGAATCCGGCGACCCCCATCAATGTGCTGGACTACGTGCTGGAGAAGCTGGATCTCGTGTTGCTGATGAGCGTCAATCCCGGCTTTGGCGGCCAGAGCTTCATCGAATACACGCTGCCCAAGATCGAGCAGGTACGCAAGCGCATCGATGCCACCGGCAAGGCCATCGATCTTGAAGTCGATGGCGGCATCAAGGTGGACAATGTGCGCCGCGTGGCCGATGCCGGCGCCGATGTCTTCGTGGCTGGAAGCGCCATCTACAACACCCCGGACTACAAGGCGACCATCGACGCCTTCCGTCGCGCCTTGGGGGAATGA
- a CDS encoding phosphoglycolate phosphatase has product MAVLMKPRFQPPFTAKAVVIDLDGTLIDTAGDLAAAANRMLQELGRPTVELPIIRGFIGNGVKELVRRTLRLTEEPSDDMVNEAFAIYMAHYKNHLHDTSRPYPGVQETVEALRREGRVLGCITNKRDELTQPLLKALGLHHYFQIILSGDTLPKRKPDPMPLLHASHVLGIAAEDMLLVGDSRNDTEAAFGAGVPVVCVTYGYNGDQDVRELNPDAVIDEFADLSNLLA; this is encoded by the coding sequence GTGGCAGTCCTGATGAAGCCCCGCTTTCAGCCTCCTTTTACCGCAAAGGCCGTTGTCATCGACCTGGATGGCACCCTGATCGACACCGCCGGTGATCTGGCGGCGGCCGCCAACCGGATGCTGCAGGAACTGGGACGCCCCACGGTCGAGCTGCCGATCATTCGCGGTTTCATCGGCAATGGCGTCAAGGAGCTGGTGCGCCGCACCCTGCGCCTGACCGAGGAGCCTTCGGACGACATGGTCAATGAAGCCTTCGCCATCTACATGGCGCATTACAAAAACCACCTGCACGACACCAGCCGACCCTATCCTGGCGTGCAGGAAACCGTGGAGGCCCTGCGCCGCGAAGGTCGGGTGCTTGGCTGCATCACCAACAAGCGCGACGAGCTGACCCAGCCTCTGCTCAAGGCGCTGGGGTTGCATCACTATTTCCAGATCATCCTGTCGGGGGATACCCTGCCCAAACGCAAGCCTGACCCCATGCCGCTGCTGCATGCCAGTCATGTGCTCGGCATTGCGGCCGAGGACATGTTGCTGGTCGGCGATTCCCGCAACGACACGGAGGCGGCATTTGGCGCCGGGGTGCCTGTCGTTTGTGTCACTTATGGGTATAATGGCGATCAGGACGTCCGCGAACTGAATCCGGATGCTGTCATCGACGAATTCGCGGATCTCAGCAACCTGCTGGCTTGA